One stretch of Chryseobacterium fluminis DNA includes these proteins:
- a CDS encoding Wadjet anti-phage system protein JetD domain-containing protein has product MISPAEIKKQALKWWKPLLQSHIQQEVFFPKIIDRIGKVKSGHITERFEILQKEIEELYRYSKNQTVKGYLVQTAGRNFRRTGSHDLPDTIIFESIEDYLYFTKYQKDWTVFLKHYEQVISIIPVLKDWTLQHCLWLTDHHIDWEDVLKVCLYFIQTPRPNLYLRQLPIEIHTKFIEENNTLIQSLLDFLIPDHVRSPQQKRFAERFFLRYDEPLIRLRFLDENPNPDFKFRDISIPLSDFETLELPVENILIAENKMNFLTLPLLKSTVAIWSGGGFNISYLKNAVWLSDKKILYWGDIDEHGFQILHQLRSYHPHAQSIMMNRTTFETFQSYAVSGARNKSQNLNLLTKEENDLFQYLKTLEKNRLEQEKIPQMYVDKCLKTNI; this is encoded by the coding sequence ATGATTAGTCCGGCAGAAATTAAAAAACAGGCATTAAAATGGTGGAAGCCTCTGCTGCAAAGCCATATCCAGCAAGAAGTCTTTTTTCCGAAAATAATAGACCGTATCGGAAAAGTAAAATCGGGTCACATCACGGAACGGTTTGAAATCCTTCAAAAGGAAATAGAAGAACTGTATCGTTATTCTAAAAACCAAACCGTTAAAGGCTACCTCGTGCAGACCGCCGGCCGGAATTTCAGGCGGACAGGCAGCCATGATTTGCCGGATACCATTATTTTTGAAAGTATTGAAGACTACCTTTATTTTACGAAATATCAAAAAGATTGGACCGTCTTTCTGAAGCATTATGAACAGGTCATTAGCATCATTCCTGTATTAAAAGACTGGACTTTACAGCATTGTTTATGGCTAACGGATCACCATATCGATTGGGAAGATGTGCTGAAGGTTTGCCTCTATTTTATACAGACGCCCCGCCCCAACCTTTACCTGCGGCAGCTACCTATCGAGATCCACACCAAATTTATTGAAGAAAACAATACACTGATTCAATCCTTACTCGATTTCCTGATTCCGGATCATGTGCGATCACCTCAACAAAAACGTTTCGCCGAGCGTTTCTTTTTGCGGTACGATGAGCCGTTGATCAGGCTCCGCTTTCTGGATGAAAACCCAAATCCGGATTTTAAATTCAGGGACATCAGTATTCCACTCTCCGATTTTGAAACGCTTGAACTTCCTGTGGAAAATATCCTGATCGCTGAGAACAAAATGAATTTTCTAACCTTACCGCTATTAAAATCTACTGTCGCCATCTGGAGTGGAGGTGGCTTTAATATTTCCTATCTCAAAAATGCGGTTTGGCTATCAGACAAAAAAATCCTGTACTGGGGCGATATTGACGAACATGGCTTCCAGATTCTGCATCAGCTACGGTCATACCATCCGCATGCCCAAAGCATCATGATGAACCGGACGACTTTTGAAACTTTTCAAAGCTATGCAGTAAGTGGAGCAAGAAATAAATCCCAAAATCTAAACCTCTTGACCAAAGAAGAAAACGATCTTTTCCAATATTTAAAGACTTTGGAGAAAAACAGGCTGGAACAGGAGAAAATTCCGCAGATGTATGTTGATAAGTGTTTGAAGACCAATATTTAA